In the Chloroflexia bacterium SDU3-3 genome, one interval contains:
- a CDS encoding class I SAM-dependent methyltransferase — MGPPRRSYEGRMAFQWGLWYTFWRNSAMLGVVGTLCREQPDGARLRALPNSPGGCASTAVAWGAPPTARARAAGRGHLPKRGGTTRRSPSSRRGAGAFFIAWAGMYQSYAAIYDLAQQGRLGELLAYRALAWLATQGHGPWRALDLACGTGAAALALARAGCHVLGVDRSAAMLGVAQAKAQGQRTPAQWLERDICALEDERSIEPGSYDLATCLTDSVNYVLDEQALAGLFRGAARALRPGGRLLFDLNTEAEYATWPDRDVLAYSSGDLLLYQRLRYNQRTRLGTGKIGWFVREIDRWWRGEETHTQRAWRPAEIAAALDAAGLCILSCEPTEGSLDGRRATYWCERRTERSETK; from the coding sequence ATGGGGCCGCCGCGCAGATCGTACGAGGGACGGATGGCGTTCCAGTGGGGGTTATGGTATACTTTTTGGCGCAATAGCGCCATGCTGGGAGTAGTAGGCACCCTTTGCAGAGAGCAGCCGGATGGTGCGAGGCTGCGCGCCCTGCCGAACTCGCCCGGCGGCTGTGCCAGCACAGCGGTGGCCTGGGGTGCGCCCCCTACAGCGCGCGCGAGGGCAGCGGGCCGTGGCCACCTGCCGAAGCGGGGTGGTACCACGAGGCGCTCGCCTTCGTCCCGGCGCGGGGCGGGGGCTTTTTTTATAGCTTGGGCTGGCATGTACCAATCCTACGCCGCAATCTACGATCTGGCCCAGCAGGGCCGCCTGGGCGAACTGCTGGCCTACCGCGCCCTGGCATGGCTGGCCACGCAGGGCCACGGCCCCTGGCGCGCGCTCGACCTGGCCTGCGGCACTGGCGCCGCCGCCCTAGCGCTGGCCCGCGCCGGCTGCCATGTGCTGGGCGTCGACCGCTCGGCGGCGATGCTGGGCGTGGCCCAGGCCAAGGCCCAGGGCCAGCGCACCCCGGCGCAATGGCTGGAGCGCGACATCTGCGCGCTGGAGGACGAGCGCAGCATCGAGCCGGGGTCGTACGACCTGGCCACCTGCCTGACCGACAGCGTGAACTATGTGCTGGACGAGCAGGCGCTGGCCGGGCTGTTTCGCGGGGCCGCGCGGGCGCTGCGCCCCGGCGGGCGGCTGCTGTTCGACCTGAACACCGAGGCCGAGTACGCCACCTGGCCCGACCGCGACGTGCTGGCCTACAGCAGCGGCGATCTTCTGCTCTACCAGCGCTTGCGTTATAATCAGCGCACGCGCCTGGGCACCGGCAAGATCGGCTGGTTCGTGCGCGAGATCGACCGCTGGTGGCGCGGCGAGGAGACCCACACCCAGCGCGCCTGGCGGCCCGCCGAGATCGCGGCGGCGCTGGACGCGGCGGGGCTGTGCATCCTCAGCTGCGAGCCCACCGAGGGCAGCCTGGATGGGCGGCGGGCCACCTACTGGTGCGAGAGGCGCACCGAAAGAAGCGAAACAAAATGA
- a CDS encoding PAS domain-containing protein has product MNMLLPATILLFTITAVMLLLTTYTLPLRHTPTVLPFSLLTIGIALWTFGYSFELLSQAFAVKLFWAKLQISVVAIMPIIWMVFGLSYINSRFLTSRTIALLCIIPTITILVIWTNDLHHLHWTTVIAPRRGTFPALIVTRGPYFWVHTIYSYVALLIGTSALFRSPRPVLRRYRYQTIAMIIGGITPFIGNVIYIAGFSPIPQLDLTPFAFAVSAFVFTWSIFGFQMFHIGPIAYKLIVDGMHDPVIVLDAHGRIATTNTSTAPILGQEGTLLVGHYITNVLPWWGQIVQQEHSEIALEYEGEQRHFDIRLTPLLRQGGRLRGHVAVFHDVTDRKRTETALRAMYDAQSDLIAQIAHAKQDAEDANVAKTEFISFVSHELKTPMAAIRGYTDLMSMGFAGQLTPTVEEYISNIRSNIDSLVMLVTDLSDAARIETDQFELDFNYVNLDEVVSQVLRSTDSIINNYQHTVVHDLPQDLPFIWGDRRRIIQIMTNLLSNACKYTPGGGLIRISAARDELSDQFIRISVSDNGYGIEPDQQLMLFNKFFRAKGAKQRGINGTGLGLHITRHLVEHHGGKIWFESEVGVGTTFYFTLPTVAEPQLSIHTPNISSTF; this is encoded by the coding sequence ATGAACATGCTTCTGCCCGCCACAATTTTGCTGTTCACCATCACAGCAGTAATGCTGCTCCTAACCACCTACACGCTGCCGCTGCGTCATACCCCCACCGTCTTACCATTTAGCCTGCTCACCATCGGCATCGCGCTGTGGACGTTTGGCTACAGCTTCGAGCTGCTCTCCCAGGCATTCGCGGTGAAGCTGTTCTGGGCCAAGCTGCAGATCTCGGTGGTCGCGATCATGCCGATCATCTGGATGGTCTTTGGCCTGAGCTATATCAACTCAAGGTTTCTCACCAGCCGCACTATCGCTCTCCTCTGCATCATTCCCACCATAACGATCTTGGTGATCTGGACAAATGACCTTCATCATCTGCACTGGACCACCGTCATCGCCCCTCGGCGCGGCACCTTCCCCGCGCTGATCGTCACACGTGGTCCATATTTCTGGGTGCACACCATCTACTCCTACGTCGCGCTGCTGATCGGCACCAGCGCGCTGTTTCGCTCGCCTCGGCCAGTGCTCAGGCGCTACCGCTATCAGACGATCGCCATGATCATCGGCGGCATCACGCCCTTTATCGGCAATGTGATCTATATCGCTGGATTCAGCCCCATCCCGCAGCTCGATCTTACCCCCTTTGCCTTTGCGGTCAGCGCCTTTGTGTTCACATGGAGTATCTTTGGCTTTCAGATGTTTCATATCGGCCCGATCGCCTACAAGCTGATCGTCGATGGTATGCACGATCCGGTGATCGTGCTGGATGCCCATGGCCGGATCGCCACCACCAACACCAGCACCGCGCCGATCCTTGGCCAGGAAGGCACACTGCTGGTGGGGCACTACATCACCAATGTGCTGCCCTGGTGGGGCCAGATCGTGCAGCAGGAGCATAGCGAGATCGCGCTAGAGTACGAGGGCGAGCAGCGCCACTTCGACATTCGCCTCACGCCGCTGCTGCGGCAGGGCGGGCGGCTGCGCGGCCATGTGGCGGTGTTCCACGATGTGACCGACCGCAAGCGCACCGAGACCGCGCTGCGCGCCATGTACGATGCACAGTCGGATCTGATCGCCCAGATCGCCCACGCCAAGCAGGATGCCGAGGATGCAAATGTGGCCAAGACCGAGTTTATCTCGTTTGTCTCGCACGAGCTGAAGACGCCGATGGCCGCCATCCGCGGCTACACCGACCTGATGAGCATGGGCTTTGCTGGGCAGCTCACCCCGACCGTCGAGGAGTACATCTCGAACATACGCTCCAATATCGACTCGCTGGTGATGCTGGTTACCGATCTGAGCGATGCGGCGCGCATCGAGACCGATCAGTTCGAGCTTGATTTCAACTACGTCAATCTGGATGAGGTTGTGTCTCAGGTGCTGCGCTCGACCGATAGCATTATCAATAACTATCAGCATACCGTTGTGCACGATCTGCCGCAGGATCTGCCGTTTATCTGGGGCGATCGGCGGCGAATTATTCAGATCATGACGAATCTGCTGAGCAATGCGTGCAAATATACCCCCGGCGGTGGGCTGATTCGGATCAGCGCAGCGCGGGATGAGCTGAGCGATCAGTTTATCCGCATTAGCGTGAGCGATAATGGCTATGGGATCGAGCCGGATCAGCAGCTGATGCTGTTCAATAAGTTTTTTCGCGCCAAGGGGGCAAAGCAGCGTGGGATCAACGGCACCGGGCTGGGGCTGCACATCACGCGGCACCTCGTCGAGCACCACGGCGGCAAGATCTGGTTCGAGAGCGAGGTCGGCGTGGGCACCACATTTTACTTTACGCTGCCGACTGTAGCCGAGCCGCAGCTCTCTATTCACACCCCGAATATCTCCTCAACCTTCTAG
- a CDS encoding pyruvate dehydrogenase complex E1 component subunit beta: MPVITYRQALNDTLGEELARDPNVVLMGEEIGKFQGSYRITEGLLSEFGPKRVVDTPIAELGFVGLATGAAMLGIRPVVEIMTINFILVAIDQVVNHASKIHYMFGGQSKVPLVIRTPSGGMGQLAATHSQSFENWFAYCPGLKVVAPSTPYDAKGLLRAAIRDDDPVIFIESLPLYDTKGEVPENDDFTVPIGKAEVKRQGTDVTIVAYSRMTVLAMQVAQQLEKEGISVEVVDLRSLRPLDRPTIIESVKKTGRAIVVEEDWRSYGIGAEVSSVIQEEAFDYLDAPVLRVAGLEVPLPYAEHLSRATKPNAQDLITNIYKVLRGSKKGK; encoded by the coding sequence ATGCCAGTTATCACCTACCGACAAGCGCTCAACGACACCCTGGGCGAGGAGCTTGCCCGCGACCCGAACGTAGTCCTGATGGGCGAGGAGATCGGCAAGTTCCAAGGCTCATACCGCATCACCGAGGGCCTGCTCTCCGAGTTTGGCCCCAAGCGCGTGGTGGACACGCCGATCGCCGAGCTGGGCTTCGTGGGCCTGGCCACCGGCGCGGCCATGCTGGGCATCCGCCCCGTGGTCGAGATCATGACGATCAACTTCATCCTGGTCGCGATCGATCAGGTGGTCAACCACGCCTCGAAGATCCACTACATGTTCGGCGGGCAGTCGAAGGTGCCGCTGGTGATCCGCACGCCCTCGGGCGGTATGGGCCAGCTGGCCGCGACCCACTCGCAGAGCTTCGAGAACTGGTTTGCCTACTGCCCCGGCCTCAAGGTCGTGGCCCCTTCTACCCCCTACGACGCCAAGGGCCTGCTGCGCGCTGCCATCCGCGACGACGACCCGGTGATCTTCATCGAGAGCCTGCCGCTCTACGACACCAAGGGCGAGGTTCCCGAGAACGACGACTTCACCGTGCCGATCGGCAAGGCCGAGGTCAAGCGCCAGGGCACCGATGTGACGATTGTGGCCTACTCGCGTATGACCGTGCTGGCCATGCAGGTGGCCCAGCAGCTTGAGAAAGAGGGCATCAGCGTCGAGGTTGTCGACCTGCGCTCGCTGCGCCCGCTCGACCGCCCGACGATTATCGAGTCGGTCAAGAAGACTGGCCGCGCCATCGTGGTCGAGGAGGACTGGCGGTCCTACGGCATTGGTGCCGAGGTGTCGTCGGTCATCCAGGAAGAGGCGTTCGACTACCTTGACGCCCCGGTGCTCCGCGTCGCTGGCCTGGAAGTGCCGCTCCCCTACGCCGAGCATCTTTCGCGCGCTACTAAGCCGAACGCGCAGGATCTCATCACCAACATCTACAAGGTGTTGCGCGGCTCGAAGAAGGGGAAGTAA
- the pdhA gene encoding pyruvate dehydrogenase (acetyl-transferring) E1 component subunit alpha translates to MTDTKKAKAAAKNGALNGVVLNDEGYAPVTYDIAKENPEELKQHYTMMLLLRRFEERTREMYTKAKIGGYCHLNLGEEATIVGLMTALQQEDYIFTNYREHGYIIARGAEPGPVMAELFGRETGVSGGRGGSMHLFDASRHFMGGYGIVGGQVPLATGAAYALRYKEEPGVVLAQVGDSTTNIGAWYESLNLAALYKLPILFFIVNNGFGMGTTVEEHSSEPDLWKKGISFRIHGERVDGTDVLAVRDAVHRLRERAEKNGEPAILDVVSFRFIGHSVIDSDRYRDQAEVKANRLKFDPISRYEKQLLDAGVVDQAWLDAQAEQIEKDVQDAIDFADKSPAPKMEDMYKFMYATEVPNTISDAERELFEARLNGGH, encoded by the coding sequence ATGACCGATACCAAGAAGGCCAAGGCCGCCGCAAAAAACGGTGCCCTCAATGGTGTCGTACTCAACGACGAGGGCTACGCCCCCGTCACCTACGACATCGCCAAGGAAAACCCCGAGGAGCTAAAGCAGCACTACACCATGATGCTGCTGCTGCGCCGCTTTGAGGAGCGCACACGCGAGATGTACACCAAGGCCAAGATCGGCGGCTACTGCCACCTGAACCTTGGCGAAGAGGCCACGATCGTGGGCCTGATGACCGCGCTGCAGCAGGAAGACTATATCTTCACCAACTACCGCGAGCACGGCTACATCATCGCGCGCGGCGCAGAGCCAGGCCCGGTGATGGCCGAGCTGTTTGGCCGCGAGACGGGCGTCTCGGGCGGGCGCGGCGGCTCGATGCACCTCTTCGACGCCAGCCGCCACTTCATGGGCGGCTACGGCATCGTGGGCGGCCAGGTGCCGCTGGCCACTGGCGCGGCCTACGCCCTGCGCTACAAGGAAGAGCCGGGCGTGGTGCTGGCCCAGGTGGGCGACAGCACCACCAACATCGGCGCGTGGTACGAGTCGCTGAACCTGGCGGCGCTCTACAAGCTGCCGATCCTGTTCTTCATCGTCAACAACGGCTTTGGCATGGGCACCACGGTCGAGGAGCACTCGTCGGAGCCCGACCTGTGGAAGAAGGGCATCTCGTTCCGCATCCACGGCGAGCGCGTGGATGGCACCGATGTGCTGGCCGTGCGCGACGCGGTGCACCGCCTGCGCGAGCGCGCCGAGAAGAACGGCGAGCCGGCCATCCTGGATGTGGTCAGCTTCCGCTTCATCGGCCACTCGGTGATCGACTCGGATCGCTACCGCGACCAGGCCGAGGTCAAGGCCAACCGCCTGAAGTTCGACCCGATCAGCCGCTACGAGAAGCAGCTGCTGGACGCGGGCGTGGTCGATCAGGCCTGGCTGGATGCGCAGGCCGAGCAGATCGAGAAGGACGTGCAGGACGCGATCGACTTTGCCGACAAGAGCCCCGCGCCCAAGATGGAAGATATGTACAAGTTCATGTATGCGACCGAGGTGCCGAATACAATCAGCGACGCCGAGCGCGAGCTGTTTGAGGCCCGCCTGAACGGAGGGCACTAG
- a CDS encoding zinc carboxypeptidase, translating into MHVLLIIARCLALLTICLGMATLPSDKEEPIGLYRVMGDIREIPMPRSTVLEGVGNGFVEITANPGQVGELRAQGYVVEAQPQPKVAVDSGYHTYAAMADDIAAVAAAHPGIVSTFSIGTSYQGRALLAAKLSDNVASDEQEPEVLLVGHYHAREHLTVEMMLASLHMLVDGYGTADHASIDQLVNTREIWLVFDMNPDGGEYDITGDIYRNWRKNMQPSGCGYSDSGYGYGSGIDLNRNHSYRWGYDDGGSSGDLCSETYRGPNAASAAEVAALEQFVSSRVVGGTQQITAAISFHTYGELVLWPYGYTTSTTPEDMPAADAEALAALGQAMAAANGYTAEQASALYPTNGDFSDWAYGSQHIFGYTFEMSGYHNGTFYGFYPPSAAIKSETARNREAVLLLIRHAGCPYGLIGQAASYCATAPYEPQQSTWLPIIAH; encoded by the coding sequence ATGCACGTCCTGCTTATCATCGCCCGCTGCCTCGCCCTGCTGACCATCTGCCTTGGCATGGCCACCCTGCCAAGCGATAAAGAGGAGCCGATCGGCCTGTACCGCGTGATGGGCGATATTCGCGAGATCCCCATGCCCCGAAGCACGGTGCTGGAGGGCGTGGGCAACGGCTTTGTCGAGATCACCGCCAACCCTGGGCAGGTGGGCGAGCTGCGCGCCCAGGGCTACGTGGTGGAGGCGCAGCCCCAGCCCAAGGTGGCGGTGGACAGCGGCTACCACACCTACGCGGCCATGGCCGACGACATCGCCGCGGTCGCCGCCGCCCACCCCGGCATCGTCAGCACCTTCAGCATCGGCACATCCTACCAGGGCCGCGCGCTGCTGGCCGCCAAGCTGAGCGACAACGTGGCCAGCGACGAGCAGGAGCCAGAGGTGCTGCTGGTGGGCCACTACCACGCGCGCGAGCACCTGACTGTCGAGATGATGCTGGCAAGCCTCCACATGCTGGTCGACGGCTATGGCACAGCCGATCACGCCAGCATCGACCAGCTGGTGAACACCCGCGAGATCTGGCTGGTGTTCGACATGAACCCCGACGGCGGCGAGTACGACATCACCGGCGACATCTACCGCAACTGGCGCAAAAACATGCAGCCCAGCGGATGCGGCTATAGCGACAGCGGCTATGGCTACGGCTCCGGCATCGACCTCAACCGCAACCACAGCTACCGCTGGGGCTACGACGACGGCGGCTCCTCGGGAGACCTATGCAGCGAGACCTACCGCGGCCCAAATGCGGCCAGCGCCGCCGAGGTGGCCGCGCTTGAGCAGTTCGTGTCCAGCCGCGTGGTGGGCGGCACCCAGCAGATCACCGCCGCGATCTCGTTCCACACCTACGGCGAGCTGGTGCTGTGGCCCTATGGCTACACCACCAGCACCACCCCCGAGGACATGCCCGCCGCCGACGCCGAGGCGCTGGCTGCGCTAGGCCAGGCCATGGCCGCCGCCAACGGCTACACCGCCGAGCAGGCCAGCGCGCTCTACCCCACCAACGGCGATTTTAGCGACTGGGCCTATGGCAGCCAGCACATCTTTGGCTACACCTTCGAGATGAGCGGCTATCATAATGGCACGTTCTACGGCTTCTACCCGCCCAGCGCCGCCATCAAAAGCGAGACCGCGCGCAATCGCGAGGCGGTGCTGCTGCTCATCCGGCACGCGGGGTGCCCCTACGGGCTTATCGGGCAGGCGGCCAGCTACTGCGCCACCGCCCCCTACGAGCCACAGCAGAGCACATGGCTGCCGATCATAGCGCACTAG
- a CDS encoding leucine--tRNA ligase gives MTEPTAKNRGDRFDPAIEPKWREFWANNGIFRADRRHDAPRRYILEMFPYPSGDLHVGHLKNYVIGDALTRYYVARGFNVMHPFGWDAFGLPAENAAIKRKINPADWTYSNIAESKRSLDIAGIMYEWEREVTTCAPDYYRWNQWLFQLLYKKGLAYRAKSLVNWDPVDQTVLANEQVDSEGRSWRSGAKVEKRELEQWFFKITAYADRLLADLDKLEHWPERVRTMQRNWIGKSEGAEVVFTTEQGGTITVFTTRPDTLWGATFMVLAPEHPLVPALAAAEKKAEIDAYIAQAKMQSEIDRSSTTKEKTGVFIGAYATNPVNGAQIPIWIADYVMMGYGTGAIMAVPAHDQRDFDFARKFGLPIKVVVQPEGQSIDPDTLAEAWPDEGVMANSGPLDGIPAGKGEGQSVKAAIAWLEAQGKGKGTTTYRLRDWLISRQRYWGTPIPMIHREDGSIVPVPEEQLPVVLPKIDDYLPKGRSPLASAEDWVNVADPETGRPARRDTDTMDTFVDSSWYYLRFCDAKNEQEIFSKDAATRWMPVDQYIGGIEHAILHLLYSRFITKVLYDEGLVPVDEPFENLFTQGMVQRRVRTALDVDGDKLRFPEELARKLELPREPQGVDEARAALRRSGYALEQNGTTYEAVSGPVTMSKSAGNGIPVGPFVRQYGSDVARVVVLFAAPPENSMEWTDEGVAGAQRFLNRIVALYAQTAQDLASIPAAAALDAASLDAADKALYRRLHETVKKVTQDTEQFHFNTAIAALMELLNDVYRYRAERAEVSPVLAKVLRALPALLSPFAPHLAEELHTQIGGQGSVYDAGWPEADEAALVQEEVEVVLQVNGKTRGRISVPAGADEQQLREWALSNERVQGFTEGKQIRKVIVVPGRLVNVVV, from the coding sequence ATGACTGAGCCAACCGCCAAGAACCGAGGCGATCGCTTCGACCCAGCCATCGAGCCGAAGTGGCGCGAGTTCTGGGCCAACAACGGTATCTTCCGCGCCGACCGCCGCCACGATGCGCCGCGCCGCTATATTCTGGAGATGTTCCCCTACCCCAGCGGCGACCTGCACGTGGGCCACCTGAAGAACTATGTGATCGGCGACGCCCTGACACGCTACTATGTGGCGCGCGGGTTCAACGTGATGCACCCCTTCGGCTGGGACGCCTTCGGCCTGCCCGCCGAGAACGCCGCGATCAAGCGCAAGATTAACCCCGCCGACTGGACCTACAGCAACATCGCCGAGAGCAAGCGCTCGCTGGACATCGCCGGGATCATGTACGAGTGGGAGCGCGAGGTCACCACCTGCGCCCCCGACTACTACCGCTGGAACCAGTGGCTGTTCCAGCTGCTGTACAAGAAGGGCCTGGCCTACCGCGCCAAGTCGCTGGTGAACTGGGACCCGGTGGACCAGACGGTGCTGGCCAACGAGCAGGTGGACAGCGAGGGCCGCTCGTGGCGCTCGGGCGCAAAGGTGGAGAAGCGCGAGCTGGAGCAGTGGTTCTTCAAGATCACCGCCTACGCCGATCGGCTGCTGGCCGACCTGGACAAGCTGGAGCACTGGCCCGAGCGCGTGCGCACCATGCAGCGCAACTGGATCGGCAAGAGCGAGGGCGCCGAGGTGGTGTTCACCACCGAGCAGGGCGGCACGATCACTGTGTTCACCACCCGCCCCGACACGCTGTGGGGTGCGACCTTCATGGTGCTGGCCCCCGAGCACCCGCTGGTGCCCGCGCTGGCCGCCGCCGAGAAGAAGGCCGAGATCGACGCCTACATCGCCCAGGCCAAAATGCAGAGCGAGATTGACCGCTCCAGCACCACCAAGGAGAAGACCGGCGTCTTCATCGGCGCGTACGCCACCAACCCCGTGAACGGCGCGCAGATCCCGATCTGGATCGCCGACTATGTGATGATGGGCTACGGCACCGGCGCGATCATGGCCGTGCCCGCCCACGACCAGCGCGACTTCGATTTCGCGCGCAAGTTCGGCCTGCCGATCAAGGTGGTGGTGCAGCCCGAGGGCCAGAGCATCGACCCCGACACCCTGGCCGAGGCATGGCCCGACGAGGGCGTGATGGCCAACTCTGGCCCGCTGGATGGCATCCCCGCCGGTAAGGGCGAGGGCCAAAGCGTCAAAGCCGCGATCGCGTGGCTGGAGGCCCAGGGCAAGGGCAAGGGCACCACCACCTACCGCCTGCGCGACTGGCTGATCTCGCGCCAGCGCTACTGGGGCACGCCCATCCCCATGATCCACCGCGAGGACGGCTCGATCGTGCCCGTGCCCGAGGAGCAGCTGCCCGTGGTGCTGCCCAAGATCGACGACTACCTGCCCAAGGGCCGCTCGCCGCTGGCCTCGGCGGAGGACTGGGTGAACGTGGCCGACCCCGAGACGGGCAGGCCCGCCCGCCGCGACACCGACACCATGGACACCTTCGTGGACTCGTCGTGGTACTACCTGCGCTTCTGCGACGCCAAGAACGAGCAGGAGATCTTCTCGAAGGATGCCGCCACCCGCTGGATGCCGGTCGACCAGTACATCGGCGGCATCGAGCACGCCATCCTGCACCTGCTGTACTCGCGCTTCATCACCAAGGTGCTGTACGACGAGGGCCTGGTGCCCGTAGATGAGCCGTTCGAGAACCTGTTCACCCAGGGCATGGTGCAGCGCCGCGTGCGCACCGCGCTGGATGTGGATGGCGACAAGCTGCGCTTCCCCGAGGAGCTGGCCCGCAAGCTGGAGCTGCCGCGCGAGCCGCAGGGGGTGGATGAGGCCCGCGCCGCGCTGCGGCGCAGTGGCTACGCCTTGGAGCAGAACGGTACGACCTACGAGGCGGTCAGCGGCCCCGTGACCATGTCGAAGAGCGCCGGAAACGGCATCCCGGTCGGCCCGTTCGTGCGCCAGTACGGATCGGACGTGGCCCGCGTGGTGGTGCTGTTCGCCGCGCCGCCCGAGAACAGCATGGAGTGGACCGACGAGGGCGTGGCGGGCGCGCAGCGCTTCCTGAACCGCATTGTGGCGCTGTACGCTCAGACCGCGCAGGATCTGGCGAGCATCCCCGCCGCCGCGGCGCTGGACGCGGCCAGCCTGGACGCCGCGGACAAGGCGCTGTACCGCCGCCTGCACGAGACGGTGAAGAAGGTGACCCAGGACACCGAGCAGTTCCACTTCAACACCGCGATCGCGGCCCTGATGGAGCTGCTGAACGACGTGTACCGCTACCGCGCCGAGCGCGCCGAGGTCTCGCCCGTGCTGGCCAAGGTGCTGCGCGCCCTGCCCGCGCTGCTGTCGCCCTTCGCGCCCCACCTGGCCGAGGAGCTGCACACCCAGATCGGCGGCCAGGGCAGCGTCTACGACGCGGGCTGGCCCGAGGCCGACGAGGCCGCGCTGGTGCAGGAGGAGGTCGAGGTGGTGCTGCAGGTGAACGGCAAGACTCGCGGGCGTATCAGCGTGCCCGCTGGCGCGGATGAGCAGCAGCTGCGCGAGTGGGCGCTGTCCAACGAGCGTGTGCAGGGCTTCACCGAGGGCAAGCAGATCCGCAAGGTGATCGTGGTGCCCGGCCGCCTGGTGAACGTGGTGGTGTAG
- a CDS encoding M20 family metallopeptidase, which produces MTTTKAAAQISDSIAARYETYIEELRQLCAIECPTTSKAGVDAAGAWVRSWVARRGWELRRFPQAEVGDGLTATLRGGRPGGLRVLLAAHLDTVYPVGVAAARPMRQEGDKILGPGAADNKSGLLSSLYAMAALEDCGMLAPFEKITLMCGGDEETEMQASLALMRELAPEHDIALVMEAGRENGDIVGARKGNGQFVFEVHGRSAHAGVEPHKGANAILALAQKIIALQLLNGMRPGVTLNVGVIAGGTVPNSIADYAKAIIDVRLSDPADMGPVGDAIAQIAQAQHVPGTTTVVSDGWHFPPMARTPEIAALAEIAGQAAAELGFQVRDAATGGISYANSFATLGLPVLDGLGPVGGQDHSPSEYILASSIVPRTALLALLMLRAAERR; this is translated from the coding sequence ATGACCACAACAAAAGCGGCGGCCCAGATCAGCGATAGCATCGCAGCGCGGTACGAGACCTATATCGAGGAGCTGCGCCAGCTGTGCGCGATCGAGTGCCCGACCACATCGAAGGCCGGGGTGGATGCGGCGGGCGCGTGGGTACGCAGCTGGGTGGCGCGACGCGGCTGGGAGCTGCGCCGCTTCCCGCAGGCCGAGGTGGGCGATGGCCTGACGGCCACGCTGCGAGGCGGCAGGCCCGGCGGGCTGCGCGTGCTGCTGGCCGCCCACCTCGACACGGTCTACCCGGTGGGCGTGGCGGCCGCGCGCCCCATGCGCCAGGAGGGCGACAAGATCCTCGGCCCCGGCGCAGCCGACAACAAGAGCGGCCTGCTCTCCAGCCTCTACGCCATGGCCGCGCTGGAGGACTGCGGGATGCTGGCCCCCTTCGAGAAGATCACGCTGATGTGCGGCGGCGACGAGGAGACCGAGATGCAGGCCTCGCTCGCCCTGATGCGCGAGCTTGCCCCCGAGCACGACATCGCCCTGGTGATGGAGGCAGGCCGCGAGAACGGCGACATCGTCGGGGCGCGCAAGGGCAACGGCCAGTTCGTGTTCGAGGTGCACGGGCGCTCGGCCCACGCGGGCGTAGAGCCGCACAAGGGGGCCAATGCCATTCTGGCCCTGGCCCAGAAGATCATCGCGCTCCAGCTGCTCAATGGCATGCGCCCCGGCGTCACCCTCAACGTGGGCGTGATCGCGGGCGGCACCGTGCCCAACAGCATCGCCGACTACGCCAAGGCCATCATCGACGTGCGGCTCAGCGACCCGGCGGACATGGGGCCGGTGGGCGACGCCATCGCCCAGATCGCCCAGGCCCAGCATGTGCCCGGCACCACCACCGTCGTCTCCGACGGCTGGCACTTCCCGCCCATGGCGCGCACCCCCGAGATCGCCGCCCTGGCCGAGATCGCAGGCCAGGCCGCCGCCGAGCTCGGCTTCCAAGTGCGCGACGCGGCCACTGGCGGCATCTCCTACGCCAATAGCTTCGCCACCCTGGGCCTGCCGGTGCTGGATGGCCTGGGGCCGGTGGGCGGGCAAGACCACAGCCCCAGCGAGTACATCCTGGCCAGCAGCATCGTGCCGCGCACCGCGCTGCTGGCCCTGCTGATGCTGCGTGCCGCCGAGCGCCGCTAG